The proteins below are encoded in one region of Candidatus Thiodiazotropha sp. LNASS1:
- a CDS encoding RNA-binding protein gives MNIYVGNLPWSVKDDELRQLFTEFGDVSSANVIMDKFSGRSRGFGFVEMPDSSAAENAIKALNEKEVGGRNLRVNEAKPREERPPRRSRH, from the coding sequence ATGAATATTTATGTAGGAAATCTGCCCTGGAGTGTTAAGGACGATGAGTTACGTCAGCTCTTCACTGAGTTTGGAGATGTCTCCAGTGCTAATGTTATCATGGACAAGTTTTCAGGCCGGTCCAGAGGATTCGGATTTGTCGAGATGCCAGACTCATCAGCGGCCGAAAACGCAATCAAGGCGCTGAATGAAAAAGAGGTTGGTGGGCGCAATCTACGCGTCAACGAAGCAAAGCCCCGGGAAGAACGCCCCCCGCGTCGATCCAGGCACTGA
- a CDS encoding ABC transporter permease: protein MVRRDTLLRLKGTLLGPLWLLAQPLFLLLVYSFVFSGILKVSFRPGGDTGDFALYLFAALIPFSAFQDGLLRASGSLMENRDLLLKTQMPPAVFPAVATMGTLVQEVTGLLILIVAAWLMGYVPGVTLVLLPLLVALRLLLTFALAPLVALLSVVIKDLGQLLPMLLTALFFTTPIIYPLEMVPEEYRSVIEANPITWLVQSYRAVILENQWPVADLAVLAIASLLLTLLIGALFMRLQHRAKDFL from the coding sequence ATGGTGCGACGCGATACCCTGCTGAGGCTGAAAGGCACCTTGCTGGGCCCACTTTGGCTATTGGCACAGCCACTGTTTCTGTTGCTTGTATACAGCTTTGTCTTCTCGGGAATACTCAAGGTCAGTTTTCGGCCCGGTGGAGACACCGGCGATTTTGCCCTCTATCTGTTTGCGGCCCTGATACCCTTCAGCGCGTTTCAGGATGGCTTGCTGCGGGCTAGTGGCAGCTTGATGGAAAACCGTGATCTGCTGCTTAAAACTCAAATGCCACCAGCGGTCTTTCCTGCCGTGGCGACGATGGGAACCCTGGTACAGGAGGTGACCGGTCTTTTGATTTTGATTGTTGCTGCCTGGTTGATGGGATATGTCCCGGGGGTTACGTTGGTGTTGCTGCCTTTGCTGGTGGCCTTGAGACTGTTGCTGACTTTCGCGCTGGCGCCTTTGGTGGCGCTCCTGTCCGTGGTTATCAAGGATCTGGGTCAATTGTTACCCATGTTGTTGACCGCGCTATTTTTCACCACGCCGATCATCTATCCATTGGAGATGGTCCCTGAGGAATATCGATCAGTCATTGAAGCCAATCCGATCACCTGGTTGGTTCAGTCCTACCGTGCCGTGATTCTGGAAAACCAGTGGCCTGTTGCAGATCTGGCAGTATTGGCCATAGCAAGTTTGCTCCTGACTCTTCTGATCGGAGCCCTGTTCATGCGTCTTCAGCATCGCGCCAAGGACTTTCTGTGA
- a CDS encoding GtrA family protein translates to MSYSSLRSLVEKAVSLQFSRYLLVGIIAWIIDFMVFVLSHAAIGVVWAQTAARISGAVTAFAGHKVFVYNNRDFTRRQLGKQAFGYLLLWVFSYLLSVGCIILFTDKLGLDPIPAKLVTEIILVGINYITMKRLIFLT, encoded by the coding sequence ATGAGTTACTCCTCCTTGCGAAGTCTCGTCGAAAAAGCTGTTTCTTTGCAGTTTTCACGCTACTTGTTGGTTGGCATCATTGCCTGGATCATTGATTTCATGGTCTTCGTTTTGAGCCATGCCGCGATCGGCGTCGTTTGGGCGCAGACAGCGGCAAGAATCAGCGGCGCTGTTACCGCTTTTGCGGGCCATAAGGTATTTGTTTACAACAACAGAGACTTTACTCGACGCCAGTTAGGCAAACAGGCATTCGGCTATCTGCTGCTTTGGGTGTTCTCATACTTGCTGAGTGTCGGTTGTATCATTCTGTTTACGGACAAACTGGGGCTCGATCCCATCCCGGCGAAACTGGTCACTGAAATTATCCTGGTCGGCATCAATTACATTACAATGAAGCGGCTGATTTTTCTTACATGA
- a CDS encoding ABC transporter ATP-binding protein encodes MIAIQAQQLSKNYRQYAKPADLFKEWLLKRPFHTEIKALTPIDLTIEKGATFGVIGDNGAGKSTLLKLLAGTLQPSSGTLHIEGRKSAILELGSGFHPEFSGLENIRLACSMLGLSAVETKARIPDIIAFSELGDAIMRPVKSYSSGMFVRLAFSVVTSIEPDVLIVDEALSVGDALFQKKSMDRMMGFRDEKRTLVFCSHNLYQVKELCEQAIWLDHGVIRAQGDSATVVDDYQDYVRSRQGGSPSGQRLSAETDAVSDVYLQDVTLEGGVDTAEGAPLFRQGDALAINVRAEIGARPVDDVHIGLVLIRNDGLQVYGVSTLIDQCNLLPIDGTVHGVRLLFDPLMLMSGDYALEAWLIDRSGLHVYDSRPVCCQFKVRHESSEVGLVKMAHQWGPVKHAAAI; translated from the coding sequence GTGATCGCGATTCAAGCCCAACAGTTGTCAAAAAACTATCGACAGTACGCAAAGCCCGCGGACCTCTTCAAGGAGTGGTTGTTGAAGAGGCCCTTTCATACTGAGATCAAGGCCTTGACTCCAATCGATCTGACTATCGAGAAAGGTGCGACGTTCGGCGTCATTGGCGACAACGGGGCTGGCAAGTCGACACTGCTCAAGCTGCTGGCAGGCACCTTGCAACCCTCATCCGGCACCCTGCACATAGAGGGACGTAAGTCGGCCATCCTGGAGTTGGGGTCGGGATTCCATCCGGAATTCTCAGGCCTGGAGAATATTCGTCTGGCCTGTTCGATGCTCGGCCTCAGTGCAGTTGAAACCAAGGCCCGCATACCCGATATCATCGCCTTTTCCGAGCTGGGTGACGCCATAATGCGGCCGGTCAAATCCTACTCCTCAGGGATGTTTGTGAGACTTGCCTTTTCGGTGGTGACCTCGATCGAGCCCGATGTGCTGATTGTGGACGAGGCCCTGTCGGTCGGAGATGCACTGTTCCAGAAGAAGAGCATGGACCGAATGATGGGATTTCGCGACGAAAAGCGCACCTTGGTGTTTTGTTCACATAATCTCTATCAGGTGAAAGAGTTGTGCGAGCAGGCGATCTGGCTGGATCATGGCGTGATCAGGGCGCAGGGCGATTCCGCCACAGTTGTGGATGACTATCAGGATTATGTCCGTTCCCGGCAGGGCGGCAGTCCCTCGGGGCAACGGCTATCTGCGGAGACAGATGCGGTGAGCGATGTCTACCTGCAGGATGTCACCCTCGAGGGGGGTGTCGATACCGCAGAGGGCGCCCCGCTTTTCCGGCAGGGAGACGCCTTGGCGATCAATGTACGGGCGGAGATCGGAGCGCGCCCGGTCGATGACGTGCATATCGGATTGGTGCTGATCCGCAATGACGGTCTGCAGGTCTACGGTGTCTCGACCCTGATCGATCAATGCAATCTGCTGCCCATTGATGGGACTGTTCATGGTGTGCGCTTACTGTTCGATCCTCTGATGTTGATGTCGGGTGACTATGCCCTGGAGGCCTGGTTGATCGACCGCAGCGGATTGCACGTCTACGATTCTCGCCCGGTCTGCTGCCAGTTCAAGGTACGACACGAAAGCAGCGAGGTGGGACTGGTGAAAATGGCCCATCAATGGGGGCCGGTGAAACATGCGGCAGCCATTTGA
- a CDS encoding FKBP-type peptidyl-prolyl cis-trans isomerase has product MRRLNITLLITVLCCSLPLFAGELASDKQQYSYTVGVQIGKMLRAQQTGELDIETFIQAIEDSLHNRKLKLDANQMRAAMKKHYANMEAQRTKSATENSAQGTAYREQNGKRQNVVTLKSGLQYEVMEAGNGASPQTGDAVEVHYHGTLIDGSVFDSSRQRGKPARFGLDNVVPGFREALLLMKPGAKWKIVIPPELAYGERGAGKKIGPNETIIFELELIKVAAKPKSTKQ; this is encoded by the coding sequence ATGAGACGTTTAAACATTACTTTATTGATTACAGTACTATGCTGTTCCTTGCCCCTCTTCGCCGGTGAACTTGCTTCCGATAAACAGCAGTACAGTTATACCGTTGGCGTTCAGATCGGCAAGATGCTACGAGCCCAGCAGACTGGCGAGCTTGATATTGAGACATTTATCCAAGCCATTGAAGACTCTCTGCATAACAGAAAATTGAAGCTCGACGCGAATCAGATGCGTGCCGCCATGAAAAAGCATTATGCAAACATGGAAGCGCAACGCACTAAATCCGCCACGGAAAACAGCGCCCAGGGCACCGCCTATCGTGAACAAAACGGTAAGCGCCAAAACGTCGTGACCCTGAAAAGCGGACTACAGTATGAGGTGATGGAAGCCGGCAACGGCGCATCACCACAGACCGGTGATGCGGTAGAGGTGCACTACCATGGCACCCTTATCGACGGGTCGGTCTTCGATAGTTCCCGCCAACGGGGAAAACCGGCTAGATTCGGCCTGGACAATGTAGTACCCGGCTTCAGGGAGGCCCTGCTTCTGATGAAGCCCGGGGCGAAATGGAAAATTGTCATACCACCCGAATTGGCTTATGGTGAACGGGGGGCAGGCAAGAAAATCGGGCCCAACGAGACCATTATCTTCGAGCTTGAACTCATCAAGGTGGCGGCAAAGCCAAAATCCACTAAACAGTGA
- a CDS encoding glycosyltransferase family 2 protein, whose translation MLISLIVPIHNEQAGLARFWQAVSASLKQSGYTFEVVMVDDGSTDDSWQLISELTTADQSSFDVTAIRLSRNFGKEAAILAGLRRAGGNAAIVIDADLQHPPKLIPKMLELWDKGKIPIVEGVKHKRQHESSLKRVGATLYYRVFKLSSGLDMRGASDFKLLDRRVIDHYINLPETARYFRGLTAWMGFDSAAIEFEPPNREAGMSGWSIRNLLALARTTIISFSSLPLRIVTWLGLIGLIFSLGLTIQTLWYKWMGYAEAGFPTVILLILGMGSMILFGLGLIGEYIGEIYREVKRRPSYIVSDIHSTSDRGGNPGNEQPTDTELASLHSDDYE comes from the coding sequence ATGCTTATCTCACTGATTGTTCCAATCCACAATGAGCAGGCCGGACTAGCGCGTTTCTGGCAGGCTGTCTCGGCATCGTTGAAACAATCCGGCTATACGTTTGAAGTGGTCATGGTGGATGACGGATCCACGGATGACTCTTGGCAGTTGATCTCTGAATTGACCACTGCAGACCAATCATCGTTCGATGTTACGGCAATTCGCTTAAGTCGAAATTTCGGTAAGGAGGCCGCTATTCTGGCCGGCCTACGCCGGGCTGGCGGCAACGCCGCCATCGTCATTGACGCCGACCTGCAACACCCACCGAAACTGATACCAAAAATGTTGGAATTGTGGGACAAGGGGAAAATCCCGATTGTGGAGGGCGTGAAACACAAACGCCAGCATGAGTCATCCCTAAAACGCGTCGGGGCCACCCTTTATTACCGTGTATTCAAGCTATCGAGCGGACTTGATATGCGGGGTGCCAGCGATTTCAAGTTGCTCGATCGGCGTGTCATTGACCACTATATCAATCTGCCGGAAACCGCTCGTTATTTCCGTGGCCTGACTGCATGGATGGGATTCGATTCCGCCGCCATCGAGTTTGAACCGCCAAACAGAGAGGCGGGGATGAGCGGATGGAGTATCCGTAACCTGTTGGCGCTGGCCAGAACGACCATTATCAGCTTTTCGTCACTGCCGCTCAGAATCGTCACATGGCTTGGATTGATTGGACTGATCTTCAGTCTGGGTTTGACCATCCAGACCCTGTGGTACAAATGGATGGGGTACGCCGAAGCGGGATTTCCAACCGTCATTCTGCTGATTCTCGGCATGGGTAGTATGATTCTCTTCGGTCTTGGTTTAATCGGAGAATATATCGGAGAAATATATCGTGAAGTGAAAAGAAGGCCTTCATATATCGTGTCCGATATACACTCGACCTCTGACCGCGGCGGAAATCCCGGTAACGAGCAGCCAACCGATACTGAGCTGGCCTCATTGCACAGTGATGATTACGAATAA
- a CDS encoding class I adenylate cyclase, giving the protein MPESQRISFDEGISRKELNAVRQRFMRLHRERLRRILVELRKSQQEFMHLLPLLLHINHPMLPGFVSSETPTGISDYSPSRKALEAANKLSRSFEFKKRAQRVYHIHGLYLMGSTGTIGQSSGSDFDLWLCFDPALNEKQRKQLQQKAAQIEKSAAELDLELHIFLIDPERFRQGEKSKLSHESTGTTQHNLLLEEFYRSAVLLAGRYPLWWLVPPDKEDDYQAFADYLLTNRFVKSAEIFDLGGLDHVQAGEFFGAALWQLYKGIDSPYKSILKIFLMEAYSRQYPSPPWLAQQAKRAIYDGEKDIDKLDSYILLYQQVEAYLKQNKDLDRLELARRCFYFKVGERLSRSRNSDNWRLRSMLTLTRQWGWGQTQLQMMDTRSDWKIDRVIKERNALVGVLTRSYRLLTDFVRKYAQESHIDPHELNLLGRKLYTALDHRPGKIDHINPGISKNLTEENLSLHYRPTRDGEPAWMLYRGKLEAGEAIEHRPIKISNNLIEILLWSHVNQVWGNVTLITYDAGESALPRDELLSLQRSVSRLFPQYMPPSAGMATLAKPASIVLSALFINIGVDPMEHLTREGMQLTSERHDPLSFASSRTNLVMNLEKIHQTSWGELQVSRHEGAEGLMDVLCYILNLQPERDLPRSLIRAYSYSGVRGGQIALRVTELFNHVIHRFSGDEFDNGRYVFRMGRAFFIVQKQAESEFVWQSLESFESLIDELELPQQTYRALEFDPEILVNSPYPVLYKLNKPDVIQLFFRIQKKHAEIYVLDEQGALFQQTIAVDSPRFLMRQQRRFLNSLQQLRNLVLDTPSDLLLEPEFHQLSIDRDGQYYTEQRRVPLVDGDDYLELTMIGDSSMTRREPVSLICGDKEFTRLEYGADLYAATFEYIHGIRDSDERYPIYLTSIRLSGMKPIQTLSTVDLLNMKKYVEERLNSQQE; this is encoded by the coding sequence ATGCCCGAATCGCAACGTATCAGCTTCGATGAGGGAATCAGCAGAAAGGAGCTGAATGCCGTCCGCCAACGCTTCATGCGATTGCATCGTGAACGCCTGCGGCGAATCCTGGTTGAGCTGCGGAAAAGCCAGCAGGAGTTTATGCACCTTCTGCCACTGCTGCTGCATATCAATCATCCTATGCTGCCCGGATTCGTCAGCAGCGAAACGCCCACCGGCATCTCAGATTACAGTCCCTCCAGAAAGGCCCTGGAAGCGGCAAACAAACTGAGCCGCAGTTTCGAGTTTAAGAAGCGTGCCCAGCGTGTGTATCACATCCATGGTCTCTATCTGATGGGTAGTACTGGTACGATCGGTCAATCATCGGGTAGCGATTTCGACCTATGGCTCTGCTTTGACCCGGCCTTGAATGAAAAGCAGCGTAAGCAACTGCAGCAAAAGGCAGCCCAGATAGAGAAGAGTGCTGCGGAGCTGGATTTGGAACTGCATATCTTTCTCATCGATCCCGAGCGATTCCGGCAGGGGGAGAAATCCAAACTATCCCATGAGAGCACGGGGACTACCCAGCATAACCTGTTGTTGGAAGAGTTTTATCGCAGCGCGGTGCTGCTCGCAGGACGATATCCTTTATGGTGGCTGGTTCCACCCGATAAAGAGGATGACTATCAGGCATTTGCCGACTATCTGCTCACCAATCGCTTTGTCAAGTCAGCCGAGATCTTTGACCTGGGTGGACTTGATCATGTGCAAGCCGGTGAATTCTTCGGTGCAGCCCTATGGCAACTCTATAAAGGCATTGATTCACCCTATAAATCGATCCTGAAGATCTTTCTTATGGAGGCCTACAGCCGCCAATATCCCTCGCCGCCCTGGTTGGCGCAGCAGGCGAAACGGGCGATTTACGACGGTGAAAAGGATATCGACAAACTGGATTCCTATATTCTGCTCTATCAGCAGGTCGAGGCCTATCTGAAGCAGAACAAAGATCTCGATCGTCTGGAGCTTGCGCGCCGTTGCTTCTACTTCAAGGTTGGCGAACGGCTGAGCCGTTCCCGGAATAGCGATAATTGGCGTTTACGGTCCATGTTGACACTGACTCGACAGTGGGGCTGGGGGCAGACACAATTACAGATGATGGATACCCGGTCAGATTGGAAGATAGACAGGGTCATCAAGGAACGCAATGCACTGGTCGGAGTACTGACGCGCAGCTACAGATTGTTGACCGATTTCGTCCGTAAGTATGCCCAGGAGAGCCACATCGACCCCCATGAGCTCAATCTGTTGGGGCGTAAGCTCTATACTGCGCTCGATCATCGGCCGGGGAAGATCGATCATATCAATCCGGGTATCTCGAAAAATCTCACCGAGGAGAATCTTTCACTCCACTATCGCCCGACAAGGGATGGGGAGCCGGCATGGATGTTATATCGCGGTAAACTGGAAGCGGGAGAGGCAATCGAACATCGGCCCATAAAGATCTCAAATAATCTGATCGAGATCCTGTTGTGGAGCCACGTCAATCAGGTTTGGGGAAATGTCACCCTTATTACCTACGATGCGGGTGAGTCTGCACTGCCACGTGATGAGTTGCTCTCACTGCAGAGGAGCGTCAGCCGCCTCTTTCCCCAATACATGCCCCCATCTGCGGGTATGGCGACTCTCGCCAAACCGGCATCGATTGTCTTGAGTGCGCTGTTTATCAATATCGGCGTTGATCCGATGGAGCATCTGACCAGGGAGGGAATGCAACTAACCAGTGAGCGCCACGATCCACTGAGTTTTGCTTCGTCGCGCACCAATCTGGTAATGAACCTGGAAAAGATACACCAGACCAGCTGGGGGGAGCTGCAGGTATCGCGTCACGAGGGGGCTGAGGGATTGATGGATGTGCTCTGTTATATCCTCAATCTGCAGCCTGAACGGGACCTGCCGCGCTCTCTGATACGCGCCTACAGCTATTCGGGCGTAAGGGGTGGCCAGATCGCATTGAGAGTTACAGAATTGTTCAATCACGTGATTCATCGATTCAGCGGTGATGAATTCGATAATGGTCGCTATGTGTTCCGTATGGGAAGGGCCTTTTTTATCGTACAGAAGCAGGCTGAGTCAGAATTTGTCTGGCAAAGCCTGGAGTCATTCGAGAGTCTGATCGACGAGTTGGAACTGCCGCAACAGACCTACCGTGCTCTTGAATTCGATCCTGAGATACTCGTAAACAGTCCCTATCCGGTACTCTATAAGTTAAATAAACCGGATGTTATACAACTCTTCTTCAGAATCCAGAAAAAGCATGCTGAAATCTATGTCCTTGATGAGCAGGGAGCCCTGTTTCAGCAGACTATTGCGGTAGACAGTCCCCGATTTCTCATGCGACAGCAGCGTCGTTTCCTCAACAGCCTGCAGCAGCTGCGTAATCTTGTTCTGGATACGCCAAGCGATCTGTTGCTTGAGCCGGAATTTCATCAACTCTCCATTGACAGGGATGGGCAGTATTACACTGAACAGCGGCGTGTACCCTTGGTGGATGGTGATGACTATCTGGAGCTAACCATGATCGGTGATTCCAGTATGACCAGGAGAGAACCGGTTTCCCTGATTTGTGGCGACAAGGAGTTTACCCGTCTGGAGTATGGCGCTGATCTTTATGCCGCAACCTTTGAATATATTCACGGCATTCGCGACAGTGACGAGCGATATCCCATCTATCTGACATCCATTCGATTGAGTGGTATGAAGCCTATCCAGACGCTCTCCACAGTAGATTTACTGAATATGAAAAAATACGTGGAAGAGCGTCTGAATTCACAACAGGAGTAA
- a CDS encoding DUF2939 domain-containing protein, translating into MKGFFALLFLITLAFLIWPYTAVYRLDQALQTNDQQTLSEMIDLASIREQIKRKLNKNVQSTIGEVSNSFIDWLQNGIQRMGADAVEHMVDNQWVVTQLRSHNRKSEQGGILDRMTYAFFDGPDRLLLRIGDLDDNPVHAHLSLQGLQWRITAVYN; encoded by the coding sequence ATGAAAGGCTTCTTTGCACTACTATTTCTGATCACCCTCGCATTCCTGATCTGGCCCTATACCGCGGTCTATCGCCTGGATCAGGCCCTCCAGACAAATGATCAGCAGACGCTCAGTGAGATGATCGATCTGGCCTCAATTAGGGAGCAGATCAAACGCAAACTCAACAAGAATGTGCAAAGCACCATCGGGGAGGTCTCGAATAGCTTTATCGACTGGTTACAAAACGGCATTCAGCGCATGGGCGCCGATGCGGTTGAGCACATGGTCGACAACCAGTGGGTTGTTACTCAATTGCGATCGCACAATCGAAAATCTGAGCAAGGCGGTATTCTGGATCGCATGACCTATGCATTTTTTGATGGTCCCGACAGGCTGTTGTTACGCATCGGCGACCTGGATGACAACCCGGTACACGCCCACCTCAGCCTGCAGGGTCTGCAGTGGCGAATTACGGCTGTCTATAACTGA
- a CDS encoding GGDEF domain-containing protein encodes MAEISFNRELFDVCPTGMLAIDSEVCIRWMNPALEAMLDLSGDELIGKDKNTLPESLHALFDETDMLHLSLNGEGERWLQREVREVVDGENAQLRLHFYQDISQLILAQRETDQLRRQVQDLTITDELTGMANRRATIQAISAQVTRSRRYGNLLTLGAMRLSHPDQDGEALPDTSILVLTQYLRERLRWADVIGRYEDQLFLLVMPETAIEDGENLLQQIANECRGGALPDLGENPVPELRIGVSEWSKGDDSQRLITRTIESIEA; translated from the coding sequence ATGGCCGAAATCAGTTTTAACCGAGAACTTTTTGATGTCTGTCCTACTGGTATGCTGGCTATAGACAGTGAAGTCTGTATTCGATGGATGAATCCTGCATTGGAAGCGATGCTCGATCTGTCCGGTGATGAGCTTATCGGCAAAGACAAGAATACACTGCCTGAAAGTCTGCATGCCCTGTTTGATGAGACCGATATGTTGCACCTTTCACTCAATGGTGAAGGCGAACGATGGCTGCAGCGCGAAGTGCGTGAGGTCGTGGATGGCGAGAATGCCCAATTAAGATTGCATTTCTATCAGGATATTAGCCAGTTGATCCTGGCGCAACGTGAGACCGATCAATTGCGCAGGCAGGTGCAGGATCTCACGATTACCGATGAACTTACCGGTATGGCCAATCGACGCGCCACGATTCAGGCAATAAGTGCGCAGGTAACCCGCAGCAGACGTTACGGAAATTTACTGACTCTGGGTGCAATGCGATTGAGCCATCCCGACCAGGATGGGGAGGCATTACCGGATACTTCTATTCTGGTATTGACCCAGTATCTGCGTGAGCGCCTACGCTGGGCAGACGTTATCGGCCGCTATGAAGATCAGCTGTTTCTTCTCGTGATGCCTGAGACCGCCATAGAGGATGGTGAGAATCTGCTGCAACAGATCGCCAACGAGTGCCGTGGAGGCGCTTTGCCTGATCTTGGGGAGAATCCTGTTCCCGAGTTGAGGATCGGTGTGTCGGAATGGTCTAAAGGTGATGATTCACAGCGGCTGATTACCCGGACGATCGAGTCGATCGAAGCCTAG
- a CDS encoding lysophospholipid acyltransferase family protein, giving the protein MRQPFEHWDLALKYRLLFPVLSRFPRYIAYRLASFYGKWECARQKEMAEQIAYQMSRAIPGESTEQYRQWTGYFYGLQQREILDTWHYPRLRTVEQVAKTIEVKNFQQVLEARRDGRPMIFAGAHLGRFWMLGVTTAAYGIATGALARDDEERNTWGLAGPEFRYRKLKLSRLRACYRGDFLMPGAANMRPLLEALRKQPIAILLDVPYAKGSAGLVGVPFFGREAFFPEGTIKLAKKTGALIQPFCVEEHRHGLMLDFLPAHEAGALPSDESMALLVADIERRIRLNPGRWWQWPALPMFWGEV; this is encoded by the coding sequence ATGCGGCAGCCATTTGAGCACTGGGATCTGGCGCTGAAATACAGGTTGCTCTTTCCTGTATTGTCCCGGTTCCCACGCTATATCGCCTATCGACTGGCGAGTTTCTACGGTAAGTGGGAGTGTGCCAGGCAGAAAGAGATGGCCGAGCAGATAGCCTATCAGATGAGTCGGGCCATTCCGGGCGAATCCACGGAGCAGTATCGACAGTGGACCGGTTATTTCTATGGCTTGCAGCAGAGGGAGATCCTCGATACCTGGCACTATCCGCGCTTGAGAACCGTGGAGCAGGTGGCCAAAACCATCGAAGTCAAAAACTTTCAGCAGGTCCTGGAGGCGAGACGGGACGGCAGGCCGATGATCTTCGCCGGCGCCCACCTGGGACGATTCTGGATGCTGGGTGTGACAACGGCGGCTTATGGTATTGCAACAGGGGCCTTGGCCAGGGATGATGAAGAGCGGAACACCTGGGGCCTTGCCGGGCCCGAGTTCAGATATCGCAAGTTGAAACTATCCCGCCTGAGGGCTTGCTATCGGGGGGACTTTCTGATGCCTGGCGCAGCCAACATGCGGCCCTTGCTGGAGGCGCTGCGGAAACAACCGATCGCCATATTGCTTGATGTCCCCTATGCGAAGGGGAGCGCCGGACTGGTAGGCGTTCCGTTTTTCGGTCGTGAGGCCTTTTTTCCCGAAGGTACGATTAAACTGGCGAAAAAGACCGGCGCCCTGATACAGCCTTTTTGTGTCGAGGAACACAGGCATGGATTGATGCTCGACTTTTTACCGGCTCATGAAGCGGGCGCATTACCCTCCGATGAATCAATGGCCCTGTTGGTGGCGGATATCGAACGCAGGATCCGTCTCAACCCCGGCCGCTGGTGGCAATGGCCGGCGCTGCCCATGTTTTGGGGCGAAGTATGA